From Daucus carota subsp. sativus chromosome 6, DH1 v3.0, whole genome shotgun sequence, the proteins below share one genomic window:
- the LOC108203845 gene encoding uncharacterized protein LOC108203845 yields MASNNFSLSIPTFKGDHYNSWAIKMKSYLKAMSLWDTIESGVESTLLPQNPTKAQIKKRDEEAAREAKALSCIHSAVSDGIFTSIMTCESPKEAWSTLKEEFEGNATTKLMQVLNLKREFEMQRMKGNETIKEYVSKLMSIVNQIRLFGETFANERVVDKILVSVPEKYESKISSLEDSKDLSKITLVELVNALSAVDQRRSMREEEKGGKNE; encoded by the coding sequence atggcGTCAAATAATTTTTCTCTTTCGATACCTACATTCAAAGGAGATCACTATAACTCATGGGCTATCAAAATGAAATCATATTTGAAAGCTATGAGTCTGTGGGACACAATTGAAAGTGGTGTTGAATCAACCCTTCTTCCACAAAATCCAACAAAAGCTCAAATCAAAAAACGTGACGAAGAAGCGGCAAGAGAAGCAAAGGCACTCTCATGTATTCATTCGGCGGTGTCGGATGGAATTTTCACAAGTATCATGACTTGCGAGTCGCCGAAAGAGGCATGGAGTACGTTAAAGGAAGAGTTTGAAGGAAATGCTACAACAAAGTTGATGCAAGTTTTGAATCTCAAACGAGAATTCGAAATGCAGCGAATGAAGGGGAACGAAACTATTAAGGAATATGTGAGTAAGCTTATGagtattgttaatcaaataaggTTGTTTGGTGAAACATTTGCCAATGAGAGGGTTGTTGATAAAATTCTGGTGAGTGTTCCTGAAAAATATGAGTCTAAAATATCCTCACTTGAAGATTCCAAAGACCTATCCAAAATAACTCTAGTGGAGTTAGTCAATGCGCTTAGTGCCGTTGATCAAAGGAGATCAATGAGGGAGGAAGAAAAAGGAGGAAAGAATGAATGA